The genomic stretch GTTCCTTAAAAATTTCTcgtaattacaaataaaaatgcaATTTGCATGgattttttatgacaaatgtttttgttgtaaCCAAACAAAAGAACTAAAACAATTAACaacttcaaataaattataatttgaacattgtcaaataaatattcaacatttttccaaaGCTCGTATTGTATATCAACACTTATGCCTCTGATCTACTGGGAGTGAAGCTGCGAAAAGTAACAAAATAGATGGAACTGTAGAGAACCAAGGCCACTGGGCCCCAAacttttatatgaataaatgccacaaattttctgtatctgtGAATGTTGCCTGTGTCTGATACATCAATGGATGAATGAAAGGAAGTTGTAATTACAAAGTGGAAAATTTTTCCtctgaattaaaaatatattgagaacaACCATATGCTGCGAATCAGTACAAATAATGAAGCACTTAACCAGAGGCATCCCCAGAAAGTCTATGTTTCGCAACATTCTTCTCCAAGTTGATGGGAGGATTAAAGTAGATCCTTATTTTTAGTCCAAGAAAATGAGTCCTCTAATGCGAATTCTGGGTAAGTtcctgaatattttcaatataatttattttgcaCTATTATTCGAAATAGatttatcaagatttttttaGAATCATCCCTCGGGAAGGGGTGacaaaaagttgataaaaatctGAATTTAGGAAAAACGGaaaaattaagataaaaaaacatCTGCTCAAATTTgtagatttttgaattttacataaaaatagtcCTCCAAAGTGTTTTGTTATAACTGATATTTACAAAGTCAGACTGGCTAAAGCTTAAAGAATAATGATTATAGCTTTATTAAACCCTAAGTCACTAAAAACGTGACtctattttaaacatttttcaccAGTTTGCTTACTGTGAgtgtttttgaatattgttCAATTATACCATGAAATGTCCAGTGAGTAAAATAGTTGataacgaaatttaaaattttagtttgttataaTAGACATAAAACAGCATCGATTTGGTACACGGCGTTTGAGTACGTAAACCGCTAGATAAAAGTTAATCACAAAACGGGGTATTTTTGGCTGTTCGTTCCGACCACAAATGAAAATGGCAGCCTGTTTTCCACGACGAGAAATATGCCGGAAAAACTGAAAAGGTAAACGCGTGAAAGTTTTTTCATACTACCGTAAGAATCTCAACTTAGTGCGGTGTTATAATGCTAGAAATTATCCATACCAAAATACCGACAAGGTAACCgcgtaaaacttttttcatgaacttcttcaatattcacagacttcttattagtttctttttcacaaaaatgtaggtactcattttgaagctTAGAATCtcagtttcaattttatacaaaaactctacattttttgttacagcagttttttccgaattcctcatagttttcgagttattagcgtttattttttgagattaaagtcgcaaaatttcgaaaatccgtaCCCGTAATTTTGTTACAAGTTGCTAGACTTATTCAGTGTCCTAAAACCTCcaagaatctagaaaatcaaaaccgccCAATTTAATTTGAGGTTTTGGctcaaaatcgcctaatttgcctgtactataaccgcgaaaaaaaattttgataaacataTTTCAGATAGTTCAAAGTAACTTATAATGAGAATTCAGGAACTTTTGTAAACAATTACATTATAAGCTCATTTATCCATAACTGTATGTCTTCTACACACGGAGCTACTCATTTGAAACTAATTACTGATCCCCTTGAATCACTTCCAATATTCAATGGAACATAACAGAGGGTTTTACTAATGTTACTAATTAATTCCAATGTTACATTGAATAACATTGGTACTTACATAGTTTCGCGTCAGTAATTAGTTTCAATACTTATTATTGTCGGGATTCTGGTAGAAGAAATTTTGGTAATGGAGATAACGCGATGTATCTAAATGTTTAAACACATTTCGACTGATGCGGTTTGAAAATGTTGGACAATTCATCTATGAGAGTTTCATAGCGAAAAGCTACCCTTATATCCGGTACGTTCGTTCTCGCTATATCGTTTCCAGCAACGCCTTCTTTAGTATAATTAGGACCCAACCAGTACTGTTTGGTCTTATGTGAAAAACCAGACATTAAAACGCTGTTTCTAGCTAACTCGCACATATCGCAACTGGATAGTTTCCAAACTTGTGCTGCTATACTATATTCTTCCATCAGAGGTTCTTTAGTAAAGTGGAATTGAAGGGGATCATCTGTTGATAGAGATACCACTAGACCTCTAGCTAAATATTCTGGTAGAGGATTGCGATGGTAATTTAAGAACAGACTGTTGTTTGATAAAGGACTCATAGCAATACCTATCTGagctaaataataaagatacTGCAAAACTGGTACTTTTCTGAGTAATAAACCGTGAGAAATATTCTCGGAAAGCATGTACCCGCAAACCAAATGTTGTACCGGTCCAGCCTCTCCACAATGAGGTCTTAAAACAAAAGGATGCAGtcctttttcttttctaaaatgATTCAATATGGTTAAATTAGCGTACATGTAATATAAGTAATAAGCATAATTAGGATTTTCTTCGTCGTTCCAATTATCTGGAGTGGCGGTGTCCTTATCAAACAATGGATTCTTTTCCGGTTTACTTTCGTCATCTACTGAATCGAATCCAATAACGTACTGAAGAAAATTGTGCAGCTCAGGATGGGAGCTTGGTTTTGCAGTCACTTCGAACAATGGAAGGAATATATTGTCAATCACTTCTTGGAAACAGCTCAATACTTTGTTGGATTTGAAAATGTCGCTggaaggaaaaagaaaatatgaatttgttgTGTTACTAGTTAGTTATTAGAAgcctctgaagatgataacttaattatcgaaacgcgcgtaaGATAGTGTaactgtgagtgttggtgtagtggtagagtaaacagtgtattcagtattaaTATCACCAATGATTCCATAAATTCCAAGTTAATTATGAACCACTAGAACTTCACAGATTACCTTCAGTCTTTAAAGAATTGACAGCACAAACACAGAACTATTTTGACAAAATACGCTAATATACCGGTGTTGCCGTAACTAGTCGCTCGTGTTACAAATTTGTGACCGAAGGGGTTACACGAGAATCTATAAATTCCATAATGCTGCCAATCAAATCACTCGCTTTGGTAATCACTCGCTTGTAAGAAAGGTGAGTTAAAAATACCGGCCCAGGTCTCCATGTTGAAATGTCTGCcacaaacattcaaatattttgaaggGCTCTTAATGAATGGCGTTTTCCTCAATTACACTTTTCCTAGTTACCAACTGGCGAATAGAAACACGTTAGGGTAGAGAAAGAGATCAGTTTCTAATATATGgtgattcaaaattatctaaacACATAAATTTCATACTTACAAAAGTCGGGGCACTTGAATCAACCAGCGAACATTATCAGAATAAACATTTTCGTTTATCGCCCATTTAGCTAATTTGTCCCATTCGTCTTTGGTCTTACCGTATATGCTTAATCTGAGCTCGGCGTTCTGATATTTGGATTCCTCCAAGTCGCTAGCAACTTCTTTAATAATATTGGCGAAGTATTTACCTTTCGCGTAATTATCTGTTTTTAAGAACACTTCTCGGAGTCTACTTTCTCCTATCGGATTATATTTAGCATTGAATTTGTCGAATCTGTGGAAAGTGTTACGATCGGCGTGAACGTCTAACATGTCAACCGTTAAATCGTATGTTGTAAGGTTCATTGactgaaataatattaatagaatcacaatttttttaaatgggtTTTAGAAAAACTAGAAACAGAGAGAGCAAACAAAATTTACAGTCTACTAAAACTAGCCTATTTCCATACGGCCCTAATTCGGTAAGAATAGACCGGTTGGGCCTAATCtgtaaaaaataacttttaaagaAAATACATCAATTAAGAGATAGACACCAAAAATAGTGTAAAAATGTTTCCGCAACATTTTGAGAATTACAAACTTGAGTCTATATAGCTCTAACGAGTTCAAACAACAtactaaaacatattttatgaatttgCATTTGTACAGacctaaaatgaaaaaatttagttttaagaATCAAAATAGCCAAACAATAAAAGCTAAAATTCAACCTTCAACCTATATATACATGATTATTAAAAGTTTGCAGTGCTCCAGTTCTATTTTTCACTAACTTTATAATCACCTGAATCATTACCTGAAACACTTGACGAAGTGTCATTGGTCCTTCTTTAGTTATGGACACTACTTCGTCGGCGTTAGtcttcaaagtttttttaatgaatcgcAAAAGATGTTTTTGATTCATACATGATGCGGCGTGTATGTGTGTATCTACTTTACGTATATTATAGAAATCTCGATGTGGTACTGCTTTCTGCGAAGCCAATTCCCTCAGTTCGTTGAGCAGGACGTGCAATTGGAATTTCGATGACAAATATGTTAGACGGCGATAGCAGAatgattttctaaaaaatatataaatgaaacagtgataatatttgattttcacACTTTCACATTATGTTTAAACCGCCCTTATTCAATTTCCAACTTAATTACGACGTCAATACTATGGCATATATATACAACACACCATACACAACCGTTGGCGATCATAGACAACACAGCATACTCGACAGTTGATAGATTGTAGGTGAAACATCACAGCACAAACTACAGATTTCACGTGACAGTCGAAACAGAGATAAGACGATAGGTGTGATCATAGACAACATAGCACATACAACAGATAGCAGACATGATCATAGATACCACAAAACAGTTAGCAGAAACGACATATGACACAGCACACAAAACAAACGACAGTTGACTGATGACATTGACATCCAAGATGACATACACACCCCTATCCTTTTAGCTCACCTACTACCAACAGTTTTCAACCAAGTTTCGAAAAGAACAATCTAGAATCATGGGACTTTGATAAATACTTACAATGGTCCATCGGCAATCATATTACACATGGTGTAAAAGTCGTCGGTGAAAGTAATGACATCAGGATACTCGTAGTTACAAGGTTTGTCGTTGTTCATGTCCTCTTCGTTCATATAAACTTTATAAACCCCACGATCGTTTTTGAAAGTATGTGCTGTGTCGCCTATTTTGGGTGCTTCCCATGGTGTATGTATGGGTGGATGAATACCGTGGtctagaagaaaataaatattcacacATTGTTTCATATGATTCCACGCAATGAAAAAGCTTACATTTGTTACCACAAATACACGCCATTG from Diorhabda sublineata isolate icDioSubl1.1 chromosome 5, icDioSubl1.1, whole genome shotgun sequence encodes the following:
- the LOC130443774 gene encoding AMP deaminase 2 isoform X4, producing the protein MCSRGVYVSTNPDEINVVNAPSFLRVNSFVDDDRSTGGNESPSFAGNPSFAINEPELPNELSAPYEVPQFPIEQIEKKLAIQRQLNCKVLEDKRSQYEPSVQGTAEVEELDEHDLYVPHFQRVSISGEDTSGVPLEDLERAAKLIIQALKIRKRYMEMSCQNFSATVGRFLDPNKEQRQHDEKQSIEDREYAELLLRTARASFDDSFLKILTVENVEKILKSGPDHGIHPPIHTPWEAPKIGDTAHTFKNDRGVYKVYMNEEDMNNDKPCNYEYPDVITFTDDFYTMCNMIADGPLKSFCYRRLTYLSSKFQLHVLLNELRELASQKAVPHRDFYNIRKVDTHIHAASCMNQKHLLRFIKKTLKTNADEVVSITKEGPMTLRQVFQVMIQSMNLTTYDLTVDMLDVHADRNTFHRFDKFNAKYNPIGESRLREVFLKTDNYAKGKYFANIIKEVASDLEESKYQNAELRLSIYGKTKDEWDKLAKWAINENVYSDNVRWLIQVPRLFDIFKSNKVLSCFQEVIDNIFLPLFEVTAKPSSHPELHNFLQYVIGFDSVDDESKPEKNPLFDKDTATPDNWNDEENPNYAYYLYYMYANLTILNHFRKEKGLHPFVLRPHCGEAGPVQHLVCGYMLSENISHGLLLRKVPVLQYLYYLAQIGIAMSPLSNNSLFLNYHRNPLPEYLARGLVVSLSTDDPLQFHFTKEPLMEEYSIAAQVWKLSSCDMCELARNSVLMSGFSHKTKQYWLGPNYTKEGVAGNDIARTNVPDIRVAFRYETLIDELSNIFKPHQSKCV
- the LOC130443774 gene encoding AMP deaminase 2 isoform X8 encodes the protein MSIQKVEKKCFSLCFNTPDPIRLSESSSGYDSPAVSSTSSQGNESPSFAGNPSFAINEPELPNELSAPYEVPQFPIEQIEKKLAIQRQLNCKVLEDKRSQYEPSVQGTAEVEELDEHDLYVPHFQRVSISGEDTSGVPLEDLERAAKLIIQALKIRKRYMEMSCQNFSATVGRFLDPNKEQRQHDEKQSIEDHGIHPPIHTPWEAPKIGDTAHTFKNDRGVYKVYMNEEDMNNDKPCNYEYPDVITFTDDFYTMCNMIADGPLKSFCYRRLTYLSSKFQLHVLLNELRELASQKAVPHRDFYNIRKVDTHIHAASCMNQKHLLRFIKKTLKTNADEVVSITKEGPMTLRQVFQSMNLTTYDLTVDMLDVHADRNTFHRFDKFNAKYNPIGESRLREVFLKTDNYAKGKYFANIIKEVASDLEESKYQNAELRLSIYGKTKDEWDKLAKWAINENVYSDNVRWLIQVPRLFDIFKSNKVLSCFQEVIDNIFLPLFEVTAKPSSHPELHNFLQYVIGFDSVDDESKPEKNPLFDKDTATPDNWNDEENPNYAYYLYYMYANLTILNHFRKEKGLHPFVLRPHCGEAGPVQHLVCGYMLSENISHGLLLRKVPVLQYLYYLAQIGIAMSPLSNNSLFLNYHRNPLPEYLARGLVVSLSTDDPLQFHFTKEPLMEEYSIAAQVWKLSSCDMCELARNSVLMSGFSHKTKQYWLGPNYTKEGVAGNDIARTNVPDIRVAFRYETLIDELSNIFKPHQSKCV
- the LOC130443774 gene encoding AMP deaminase 2 isoform X2; this encodes MADICVNGIKKPESVINFYQDFPDGEDETTENDILEQREGNESPSFAGNPSFAINEPELPNELSAPYEVPQFPIEQIEKKLAIQRQLNCKVLEDKRSQYEPSVQGTAEVEELDEHDLYVPHFQRVSISGEDTSGVPLEDLERAAKLIIQALKIRKRYMEMSCQNFSATVGRFLDPNKEQRQHDEKQSIEDREYAELLLRTARASFDDSFLKILTVENVEKILKSGPDHGIHPPIHTPWEAPKIGDTAHTFKNDRGVYKVYMNEEDMNNDKPCNYEYPDVITFTDDFYTMCNMIADGPLKSFCYRRLTYLSSKFQLHVLLNELRELASQKAVPHRDFYNIRKVDTHIHAASCMNQKHLLRFIKKTLKTNADEVVSITKEGPMTLRQVFQVMIQSMNLTTYDLTVDMLDVHADRNTFHRFDKFNAKYNPIGESRLREVFLKTDNYAKGKYFANIIKEVASDLEESKYQNAELRLSIYGKTKDEWDKLAKWAINENVYSDNVRWLIQVPRLFDIFKSNKVLSCFQEVIDNIFLPLFEVTAKPSSHPELHNFLQYVIGFDSVDDESKPEKNPLFDKDTATPDNWNDEENPNYAYYLYYMYANLTILNHFRKEKGLHPFVLRPHCGEAGPVQHLVCGYMLSENISHGLLLRKVPVLQYLYYLAQIGIAMSPLSNNSLFLNYHRNPLPEYLARGLVVSLSTDDPLQFHFTKEPLMEEYSIAAQVWKLSSCDMCELARNSVLMSGFSHKTKQYWLGPNYTKEGVAGNDIARTNVPDIRVAFRYETLIDELSNIFKPHQSKCV
- the LOC130443774 gene encoding AMP deaminase 2 isoform X7; its protein translation is MADICVNGIKKPESVINFYQDFPDGEDETTENDILEQREGNESPSFAGNPSFAINEPELPNELSAPYEVPQFPIEQIEKKLAIQRQLNCKVLEDKRSQYEPSVQGTAEVEELDEHDLYVPHFQRVSISGEDTSGVPLEDLERAAKLIIQALKIRKRYMEMSCQNFSATVGRFLDPNKEQRQHDEKQSIEDHGIHPPIHTPWEAPKIGDTAHTFKNDRGVYKVYMNEEDMNNDKPCNYEYPDVITFTDDFYTMCNMIADGPLKSFCYRRLTYLSSKFQLHVLLNELRELASQKAVPHRDFYNIRKVDTHIHAASCMNQKHLLRFIKKTLKTNADEVVSITKEGPMTLRQVFQVMIQSMNLTTYDLTVDMLDVHADRNTFHRFDKFNAKYNPIGESRLREVFLKTDNYAKGKYFANIIKEVASDLEESKYQNAELRLSIYGKTKDEWDKLAKWAINENVYSDNVRWLIQVPRLFDIFKSNKVLSCFQEVIDNIFLPLFEVTAKPSSHPELHNFLQYVIGFDSVDDESKPEKNPLFDKDTATPDNWNDEENPNYAYYLYYMYANLTILNHFRKEKGLHPFVLRPHCGEAGPVQHLVCGYMLSENISHGLLLRKVPVLQYLYYLAQIGIAMSPLSNNSLFLNYHRNPLPEYLARGLVVSLSTDDPLQFHFTKEPLMEEYSIAAQVWKLSSCDMCELARNSVLMSGFSHKTKQYWLGPNYTKEGVAGNDIARTNVPDIRVAFRYETLIDELSNIFKPHQSKCV
- the LOC130443774 gene encoding AMP deaminase 2 isoform X9 yields the protein MADICVNGIKKPESVINFYQDFPDGEDETTENDILEQREGNESPSFAGNPSFAINEPELPNELSAPYEVPQFPIEQIEKKLAIQRQLNCKVLEDKRSQYEPSVQGTAEVEELDEHDLYVPHFQRVSISGEDTSGVPLEDLERAAKLIIQALKIRKRYMEMSCQNFSATVGRFLDPNKEQRQHDEKQSIEDHGIHPPIHTPWEAPKIGDTAHTFKNDRGVYKVYMNEEDMNNDKPCNYEYPDVITFTDDFYTMCNMIADGPLKSFCYRRLTYLSSKFQLHVLLNELRELASQKAVPHRDFYNIRKVDTHIHAASCMNQKHLLRFIKKTLKTNADEVVSITKEGPMTLRQVFQSMNLTTYDLTVDMLDVHADRNTFHRFDKFNAKYNPIGESRLREVFLKTDNYAKGKYFANIIKEVASDLEESKYQNAELRLSIYGKTKDEWDKLAKWAINENVYSDNVRWLIQVPRLFDIFKSNKVLSCFQEVIDNIFLPLFEVTAKPSSHPELHNFLQYVIGFDSVDDESKPEKNPLFDKDTATPDNWNDEENPNYAYYLYYMYANLTILNHFRKEKGLHPFVLRPHCGEAGPVQHLVCGYMLSENISHGLLLRKVPVLQYLYYLAQIGIAMSPLSNNSLFLNYHRNPLPEYLARGLVVSLSTDDPLQFHFTKEPLMEEYSIAAQVWKLSSCDMCELARNSVLMSGFSHKTKQYWLGPNYTKEGVAGNDIARTNVPDIRVAFRYETLIDELSNIFKPHQSKCV
- the LOC130443774 gene encoding AMP deaminase 2 isoform X5, which gives rise to MCSRGVYVSTNPDEINVVNAPSFLRVNSFVDDDRSTGGNESPSFAGNPSFAINEPELPNELSAPYEVPQFPIEQIEKKLAIQRQLNCKVLEDKRSQYEPSVQGTAEVEELDEHDLYVPHFQRVSISGEDTSGVPLEDLERAAKLIIQALKIRKRYMEMSCQNFSATVGRFLDPNKEQRQHDEKQSIEDREYAELLLRTARASFDDSFLKILTVENVEKILKSGPDHGIHPPIHTPWEAPKIGDTAHTFKNDRGVYKVYMNEEDMNNDKPCNYEYPDVITFTDDFYTMCNMIADGPLKSFCYRRLTYLSSKFQLHVLLNELRELASQKAVPHRDFYNIRKVDTHIHAASCMNQKHLLRFIKKTLKTNADEVVSITKEGPMTLRQVFQSMNLTTYDLTVDMLDVHADRNTFHRFDKFNAKYNPIGESRLREVFLKTDNYAKGKYFANIIKEVASDLEESKYQNAELRLSIYGKTKDEWDKLAKWAINENVYSDNVRWLIQVPRLFDIFKSNKVLSCFQEVIDNIFLPLFEVTAKPSSHPELHNFLQYVIGFDSVDDESKPEKNPLFDKDTATPDNWNDEENPNYAYYLYYMYANLTILNHFRKEKGLHPFVLRPHCGEAGPVQHLVCGYMLSENISHGLLLRKVPVLQYLYYLAQIGIAMSPLSNNSLFLNYHRNPLPEYLARGLVVSLSTDDPLQFHFTKEPLMEEYSIAAQVWKLSSCDMCELARNSVLMSGFSHKTKQYWLGPNYTKEGVAGNDIARTNVPDIRVAFRYETLIDELSNIFKPHQSKCV
- the LOC130443774 gene encoding AMP deaminase 2 isoform X1 yields the protein MSIQKVEKKCFSLCFNTPDPIRLSESSSGYDSPAVSSTSSQGNESPSFAGNPSFAINEPELPNELSAPYEVPQFPIEQIEKKLAIQRQLNCKVLEDKRSQYEPSVQGTAEVEELDEHDLYVPHFQRVSISGEDTSGVPLEDLERAAKLIIQALKIRKRYMEMSCQNFSATVGRFLDPNKEQRQHDEKQSIEDREYAELLLRTARASFDDSFLKILTVENVEKILKSGPDHGIHPPIHTPWEAPKIGDTAHTFKNDRGVYKVYMNEEDMNNDKPCNYEYPDVITFTDDFYTMCNMIADGPLKSFCYRRLTYLSSKFQLHVLLNELRELASQKAVPHRDFYNIRKVDTHIHAASCMNQKHLLRFIKKTLKTNADEVVSITKEGPMTLRQVFQVMIQSMNLTTYDLTVDMLDVHADRNTFHRFDKFNAKYNPIGESRLREVFLKTDNYAKGKYFANIIKEVASDLEESKYQNAELRLSIYGKTKDEWDKLAKWAINENVYSDNVRWLIQVPRLFDIFKSNKVLSCFQEVIDNIFLPLFEVTAKPSSHPELHNFLQYVIGFDSVDDESKPEKNPLFDKDTATPDNWNDEENPNYAYYLYYMYANLTILNHFRKEKGLHPFVLRPHCGEAGPVQHLVCGYMLSENISHGLLLRKVPVLQYLYYLAQIGIAMSPLSNNSLFLNYHRNPLPEYLARGLVVSLSTDDPLQFHFTKEPLMEEYSIAAQVWKLSSCDMCELARNSVLMSGFSHKTKQYWLGPNYTKEGVAGNDIARTNVPDIRVAFRYETLIDELSNIFKPHQSKCV
- the LOC130443774 gene encoding AMP deaminase 2 isoform X3, producing MSIQKVEKKCFSLCFNTPDPIRLSESSSGYDSPAVSSTSSQGNESPSFAGNPSFAINEPELPNELSAPYEVPQFPIEQIEKKLAIQRQLNCKVLEDKRSQYEPSVQGTAEVEELDEHDLYVPHFQRVSISGEDTSGVPLEDLERAAKLIIQALKIRKRYMEMSCQNFSATVGRFLDPNKEQRQHDEKQSIEDREYAELLLRTARASFDDSFLKILTVENVEKILKSGPDHGIHPPIHTPWEAPKIGDTAHTFKNDRGVYKVYMNEEDMNNDKPCNYEYPDVITFTDDFYTMCNMIADGPLKSFCYRRLTYLSSKFQLHVLLNELRELASQKAVPHRDFYNIRKVDTHIHAASCMNQKHLLRFIKKTLKTNADEVVSITKEGPMTLRQVFQSMNLTTYDLTVDMLDVHADRNTFHRFDKFNAKYNPIGESRLREVFLKTDNYAKGKYFANIIKEVASDLEESKYQNAELRLSIYGKTKDEWDKLAKWAINENVYSDNVRWLIQVPRLFDIFKSNKVLSCFQEVIDNIFLPLFEVTAKPSSHPELHNFLQYVIGFDSVDDESKPEKNPLFDKDTATPDNWNDEENPNYAYYLYYMYANLTILNHFRKEKGLHPFVLRPHCGEAGPVQHLVCGYMLSENISHGLLLRKVPVLQYLYYLAQIGIAMSPLSNNSLFLNYHRNPLPEYLARGLVVSLSTDDPLQFHFTKEPLMEEYSIAAQVWKLSSCDMCELARNSVLMSGFSHKTKQYWLGPNYTKEGVAGNDIARTNVPDIRVAFRYETLIDELSNIFKPHQSKCV
- the LOC130443774 gene encoding AMP deaminase 2 isoform X6 codes for the protein MSIQKVEKKCFSLCFNTPDPIRLSESSSGYDSPAVSSTSSQGNESPSFAGNPSFAINEPELPNELSAPYEVPQFPIEQIEKKLAIQRQLNCKVLEDKRSQYEPSVQGTAEVEELDEHDLYVPHFQRVSISGEDTSGVPLEDLERAAKLIIQALKIRKRYMEMSCQNFSATVGRFLDPNKEQRQHDEKQSIEDHGIHPPIHTPWEAPKIGDTAHTFKNDRGVYKVYMNEEDMNNDKPCNYEYPDVITFTDDFYTMCNMIADGPLKSFCYRRLTYLSSKFQLHVLLNELRELASQKAVPHRDFYNIRKVDTHIHAASCMNQKHLLRFIKKTLKTNADEVVSITKEGPMTLRQVFQVMIQSMNLTTYDLTVDMLDVHADRNTFHRFDKFNAKYNPIGESRLREVFLKTDNYAKGKYFANIIKEVASDLEESKYQNAELRLSIYGKTKDEWDKLAKWAINENVYSDNVRWLIQVPRLFDIFKSNKVLSCFQEVIDNIFLPLFEVTAKPSSHPELHNFLQYVIGFDSVDDESKPEKNPLFDKDTATPDNWNDEENPNYAYYLYYMYANLTILNHFRKEKGLHPFVLRPHCGEAGPVQHLVCGYMLSENISHGLLLRKVPVLQYLYYLAQIGIAMSPLSNNSLFLNYHRNPLPEYLARGLVVSLSTDDPLQFHFTKEPLMEEYSIAAQVWKLSSCDMCELARNSVLMSGFSHKTKQYWLGPNYTKEGVAGNDIARTNVPDIRVAFRYETLIDELSNIFKPHQSKCV